The window GTCTCCAAATAAGAGGAGATTGAGTACTAGCTATTGTACCTTGGTTAGAGGAAATCTAGTACCATGGAAGAGTAAGCAATAGAGTGTTGTTGTCCGCTCAAGTGTTGAGTCAAAATATAGAGTCATGACACAAGTAACATGTGAATTAGTGTGCATTTAGTAGCTATTGACTATATTAGGCTTTAAAACTTCAATTCCTATGCCCCTATGTTGTGATGATAAGGCTCTAGTACATATAACTTCCAATCATGTATTTCATGATAGAACACAACACATTTAGGCTATCATTATATACAAGAGAAGCTATAGAGTGGAGTGATCCTTTCAAATCACATTACGATTGGTGAACGACTTGCAGACATATTTACTAAACCTCTGGATCGTGGGAGGATAGAATATACTCGTAACAAGCCGGATTTGATTAATATCTATGCTCTTGTTTGAGGGGAGAgtgttagagatatttaggtattttctagagatatttaggaaattttctttaattattataattatacatATCCGATCCAATTTCCCTAGGTTGTCGTCTATTCAAGCCTATAAATAAGCTCCACGTACTCTTTTTCTAgatacattatatatatatatatatatggaattTCTCTCTTCTACTTTATTCACAGCAATTATAAAATTGCTCCAACACTATGTTTCTGTGATGTTTAGATCTTATCTACGAGACCCTGTAAAGAAACAAACCTTGTTTCGAGGTTGCGGAGATCTTTTTCACGGCTATTTCAACCGGAGGATCTAAGATGACCCCTTTGTAAACACTTCCAAAACCACCAGTGCCGAGCAGGTTCTCCTTGCTAAAGTTGTGAGTGGCCTTTGCTAGCTCCTTGTAGGTGAACATTTTTGGAACATTCGCAGCCTCCCTCGATTGGCTCTCTATGTCGACGTCCTTCTTGTCTCTCTTCCTTGGTGCTCTCTTAATGAGGTAGACATATATCATGATGAACAATACCGTCATCACGCTTGGCACGACTAGAACCAGTATGGTTTTGATCCTGTTGTCTCTCTTGAGCCGCTTATCAGCCATAGATAAAGGAAAAGAGCTGAATGCCCAGTTAATCACCTTGTGGCTTTCGGGAAGAGGACCAGTGCCTCCCGAAAAGCCCACGTACACGAGCCTAGGGACCATTTCCGACATTTTGATCGAATAATTGAGAACGCTTGTTAGCGAATTCCCAGAATATGCTATTAAGATTTGGAATTCATTTTTATAGCCATCATATTCAATTTCGACCGTGATGTCCCTTCCACTTCTTAGGTTCACTCCCGTGCTCTTTAGGCTCTGGTTGACGACTGAATTAGTAGTGCTCATCGTGTCTATGCCTACGTGGTTCCCGTCAATATCAAACTCGTTCATGTAAGTGTCCATCTCCACGGCTAGTTGTCGAACAACACCACCTAAATATTCAGTTGAAAAGAAATCGTTTTTTGATCAACACTCTACAGCAAAGTGCCACAGATTTGGTATTCATCTAACGAAAGATTGGGTGGAAGTACCTTGAGTAGACCGATCAAGAATCCCCATGTATGAGCCAGTACTGTTTAGTGGTGAGGGGCTATTGTCCTGTGCAAAAAGGAAAGCCATCCCATCACCAGAGATTGTGGAATTCGGCGATGGGGTGATCCTGACGGTGAATGTGGTGGAGATCATGGCAGGCCAAGCAACCACTGGTTGGGAATAAAGAACCCGCCCTACCTGGTTTGTCGGCATTGAAGCAAGGCTCGAATTACCCTTCTCTGGCGTGATGTTCAAATACCCATCTCGCGAGCTTACCGAGCCCATGCAAATGAGCTCTTTACTAGTGCAAGAGCCAGGGttgaaagaagggaaaaagaaacttGTAGGCTCAAGACTTGAAGAGGAAGTTGAGGAATAAGCTTGCTGAGAACCGAGGAAGAGTGAAACTAGGATCAAAAGCAAGAACATGGTTTGGACACGAGAGATCCTATAACACCAAATGAGGCATTGTTAGTGCCTAATTTTTTTGTGTTGGGTGGTGACATGAGTCAATAGATGGTGATCCAATTTAAGTTACGAGTGCTGAGCTAAAGAGGCAATTCAATTTAAGTGGATGCAGCAGAAATGGAAGCCCAAAAGAAcaattgcaatttttattttcctagtcaaaGCATAATGTGTCCATGCACATTGGAAAATGACATGTTTCACTTCATTGCGCAATTGACCACTTTGGCGTAATGACTACAAAGCTTAGAGAATACGCTTTGCATCCTTTGTTTTTAATATCGAAATAAGAGTTTATACCATAAGTTTTACGTTGGATACCTAACCGTATACCTCATATCGGTTGACAGACTAGACTTACAAAACCGTTTCTTATTCCTTAGCACAAATTCCGATTTCACCAACTCCTGTCCACCCCCAACAACTTCCAACCGTCGTCTATCTCCACGGCCTCCACCACCCTCCAACATGAGGTCACCATGCCCTTTCACGGTCCTTGCGAGAGAGATAGAGGCAGAGACGAGAGAGACGGTGGGCTTGCGCTATAGAGCACAACTGCGGTGCCTATGATAGGTAGCCATGATTGACGAGTGCAAGTGTTGGTGGGTGCAAAAGACTGGGCTTTGGAGATATGTTATGAGTTTGTGGTTGGTAATATTAGATCTAGGTTGATATTGTTTGTATGGGAGACTGATTTGGTTCTTTGGATAATTTGTTTAATAAGAAGCGGAACAGTATTTTAAAAAAgggataaatatatttaaaattttaaaatttatcaccaaaatgcaattgagtcttaaaattttcaaaagtgcaattaagttcgaAGATTTATAAATTAATGTAATCGAGTCTTGTCATTAACTCTATCCAGCTTGActaatgggaaagaaaaaaaaattaacatgacTTGTTTACTATTTTCTCTATACTACGTGATGTTGACATCACTAAACAAAAAACATAATACTAAAGTGATATCGTTTTGGTCTAAATCTAATTCTTTTTTAcccaaattttaaataaaaggttacatttttaaaaagggacacaaaaaaggagagagagagagagagagagagagagaaaaaaaaatggtgccCTACAACAATTTCAACCTTAGGTGAGGACTAAAGACCTAGGAACTAGTGGATGTTAGCTAGAGACCTGAGCAATCGAGCATCGCCCTACCATTGCCAGTCGCCCCACCATTGCCAGCCATTTTTAATAAAGATAAAGCGTCCGAAAGTATACTCAATGAAGCACCAATTACAAAATTCACATAGCACTGTTATTAAGGGCCAGGATAGCAGCCCCATGAGTTAAAGTTCAAATTGGGTTGAAGTTGTTACTTAAAAGAACGATCTATCTAAGTCAAAGCTATCTCAAAAGTAACTACTAAAACTCGAAAAATTAAGAGTTACGTTATTCAATCAAAACTAAGCTAAATATATCACTAAAATTTAACAACATAATCAAGAATTCTATGCCTAgccattttctgaattttttattttattttgcgaatttttcccctttctttaaAATTATTACCCTTGTGTGGGATTAGGCATGGGCTTCACATGGACACGGGCCACCACAGGCAAAAGGGCTTACTAGTTAAGCCTCTCTCCAGTAGAAATTCAAAAGCCCAATTTCCTCCAGAAATAAACCAAGCCCCTATTTACTAGAAACAGATTAGGCCCAAATCAACTAGACCCATTGGAACCTACCAGAACGTAAGCGTCAAGCCCACTCTAAGCCTGGGTCCATCAAGCCAATTTCCAAGCCCGAAAATCACCAACCCTATCATAACTAGAACAACTAAGCCCAAATATATCAAACGAATTTAAgcccaaaaatctcacttaAGCCCACCTACACCAAACCCAGTCTCCTCTTCCTTGTGTTCTCGTCGTCTTCCACGCTCACTTCCCATTTCCAGAACTCCACCCCGTGTTATTTTACAAAAGGGTGATGCTAGCATGGTGATGTGACCATCTGACGATTTTTTCCCGTGAAAATTCCCAagcaaaatacaaatttttctCCCTCATGTGAAAAATATATGGCTGAGGGTTCGCCATCTGTTTTCCAAACTAACAGTACAACTGGCCAATCAATTCCCTTTACAATAAATCACCTTTGACCATTTATGAGTACAAAAAGAAGGGACCCTTTACAATAAACGACAAAATGAGGGAATTGATTTGCTAATAATACCGTTAGCTTGGAAAATAGAGGGTGAACCCTCAACCAAACATTTTCCATCAGAGGGAGAAAACTGTGTTTTGCTTGGCAACTTTCGCGCACTTGTTGGAGAAAGAAAGTTTTTGGATAATAAACGGTGGACCCTCAACCatacattttccatgaaagggAGAAAGCTCTGAGTTTTACTTGGCAATTTCCACGCGCTTGTGTTGgaaaaagaaagtttttgtaagtttttgttGCAATCCTCCGAAGGTGGTCCGTTAGCATCACCTCAAAAAGAAATAGGGTCCATCCATGATTTACACCTCCAAAGCTTTAAACCAAGCATCGCCTTTGCTCACCACGGAACCACCACCAAATTTATCGCTTAGTCTCCCCTCAGATCGCCAGCCATCAATACCCACGTCTATCATCAACCCCGTTCACACATAAACGAAATGGTCATGACAGAGCAGATAAAGGTACGTCGTAAGCAAAACCAGTTTAGATGCACATGATGGTCAAACACTCATCCATGGATACAACATCATCAACTCACCGACAATCGCCATTGGTTGGGAGCATAAAACACGAGAAAAACGAAtgattgaggaaaaaaaatacgcATTCAATCATTGGAAAGACTTTCAAAAACAATTAAGGTGACTTAATCCCGGGCAACATGCTCTCGAGttagacaaaaaaggaaagtaacTTGCATTGGATTGTTAGGACATATTTGGTAAtcatgtttttctatttttttggttcttcatAACACAAGTAAATTTgataacatcaattaatttttattatttttcggaataaaaaatagtataaatttgaaacaaagaagtaaaaacatttatatatttattttcgagagtagaaataaaatatttttttttttaaacaaaatttttgcaaaaataaaaaacgttACCCGACACTCCTATAGGCATTTCGTGAGACAGGTAATGAACGTGGATTTCAGGAAAAAAGTACTCAACCGTTTCAAGACTTGAACTCCCATCCAGGCTCGAAAGAAGTCTCTCAGAAATGTTCGAAAATCAACACAACCAACCTATTCAGATCCGACACGAGCATGAACGGAAGAAACCGAGTCTCGGCGTTCCACTCGTGACAGAGAAAGGCAGAGGGTTCAACATTACCTGGCCAAGGAGGAGTTGTCGGTTGAGGATGCGGGTTAAGTTTACAAGTTTGAAAAGTATTGCCGATGAGAATGCACGCCGGCGATGAAGCTTCAAACACGTACGAGTTGCTTCGGATCTTGACAGCCGAAAAACAGGGGCAAAACAGGGTTTACAGCGCTTGCTGGACCAACAATGATGACACGGCTATCTGCGATGGCGAGGTtcggcaaagaaaaggaaagaaatggctCGGAGAGAATCCTGGAGGGAGCGACTTCTGGACGCCCGAAAAAGGCCGCAATTCTCCTCAGTCCATGCTCTCTGTTCTTGGTCTCTCTTAAAAAGGAGGCTCGTCAGTGGCCGGTAAAGGCGGACTGCTGGTTACTGTTGGAT of the Eucalyptus grandis isolate ANBG69807.140 chromosome 10, ASM1654582v1, whole genome shotgun sequence genome contains:
- the LOC104437042 gene encoding probable L-type lectin-domain containing receptor kinase S.5 isoform X2 — protein: MFLLLILVSLFLGSQQAYSSTSSSSLEPTSFFFPSFNPGSCTSKELICMGSVSSRDGYLNITPEKGNSSLASMPTNQVGRVLYSQPVVAWPAMISTTFTVRITPSPNSTISGDGMAFLFAQDNSPSPLNSTGSYMGILDRSTQGGVVRQLAVEMDTYMNEFDIDGNHVGIDTMSTTNSVVNQSLKSTGVNLRSGRDITVEIEYDGYKNEFQILIAYSGNSLTSVLNYSIKMSEMVPRLVYVGFSGGTGPLPESHKVINWAFSSFPLSMADKRLKRDNRIKTILVLVVPSVMTVLFIMIYVYLIKRAPRKRDKKDVDIESQSREAANVPKMFTYKELAKATHNFSKENLLGTGGFGSVYKGVILDPPVEIAVKKISATSKQGERHYLAEICTIGRMRHKNIVQLQGWCHEGEQLLLVYQYMANGSLDRFIGKQSLSWETRYEILIGVASALLYLHEEFGNPVVHRDIKPNNVMLDANYNAYLGDFGLARLI
- the LOC104437042 gene encoding probable L-type lectin-domain containing receptor kinase S.5 isoform X1, which produces MFLLLILVSLFLGSQQAYSSTSSSSLEPTSFFFPSFNPGSCTSKELICMGSVSSRDGYLNITPEKGNSSLASMPTNQVGRVLYSQPVVAWPAMISTTFTVRITPSPNSTISGDGMAFLFAQDNSPSPLNSTGSYMGILDRSTQGGVVRQLAVEMDTYMNEFDIDGNHVGIDTMSTTNSVVNQSLKSTGVNLRSGRDITVEIEYDGYKNEFQILIAYSGNSLTSVLNYSIKMSEMVPRLVYVGFSGGTGPLPESHKVINWAFSSFPLSMADKRLKRDNRIKTILVLVVPSVMTVLFIMIYVYLIKRAPRKRDKKDVDIESQSREAANVPKMFTYKELAKATHNFSKENLLGTGGFGSVYKGVILDPPVEIAVKKISATSKQGNLSTSNSTGERHYLAEICTIGRMRHKNIVQLQGWCHEGEQLLLVYQYMANGSLDRFIGKQSLSWETRYEILIGVASALLYLHEEFGNPVVHRDIKPNNVMLDANYNAYLGDFGLARLI